The stretch of DNA AGCTTGGTGCCGAACACGAGGATCAGCACGGCCATGATGGCCGCGTTGTTGGTGGACATCCACGCGTTGAGGCCGTCCAGGACGGTGACCGCCCGGTCGCCGAGGAAGAGGTAGATCCCCAACGGCGCCGCGACGCCGATGGTGGCGATCACCGTGAAGACCGCCCAGGCGACGACATCCTGACCGGTGCTCAGCTCGGCCTGGACGAGGGTGGTGGCTCCGCCGATCACGAGGATCAGGTTCTTCGGGTTGACGGCGCTGAGCAGCACCGCGAGACCGACCGACCTGACGGGCGTAAAGTCGGCGAGCGCGGCCATCCACTTCGGCAGGGCCACCTCCTCGCCCGCGTGCGGACGGCCCTGCCACCGCCGTACGCCGAGCAGGAGCAGCGCCACACCGAGCACCAGCTTGAGCCAGTAGGTCCACGTGGCCGGAGCGTGGTCGTCGCCGGAGGCGCCGATGGCGTTGACCACGAGGATCACGAGGGTGCCGGCGACGGCGATCCCACCGACCCACCCGAGCAGGAAGGAGAAGCCGTTGGGCTTCGCCTTCGGGGTGAGCAGCATCAGCACCATGCCGATGATCGGGAAGGGGCTGATCGCCACGCCTACCGCCACAGGCAACAGCCCGCCGATGGCCTCGCCCATGTGGTCTCCTCCAGCGCCGGTGCGCAGGCGCCGCCGGCGCCCGCGGGTCGACACTGGCCCCGCAGCCGGTGCAGCGGCTCACCCGGAGAGGGTGAGCGCGACCAGCAGCCCTACGACGGGTCCTCGGTGGCCAGCAGCCAGCCCTGGAAGAACGAGTGCAGATCCCGTCCGGACGCCGTGCTCCACCAGTCCTCGAGCGTCTCGCGGCTCTGCGAGGAGTGCGGATGGCTGGCGGTCCAGCCACGCAGCAGCGTGTCGAAGCGGCTCCTGCCGAGCGACTCCGACAGCTTCCACCACATCCGCGCCGGCGGCAGGTAGATGTTCGAGGAACCGAAGTCGGCCCGGTTGTAGGCGCCTGGCGGCCCATACTTGCTCAGCAGCATGTCGTCCTCCCGCGAGGTCTCGTAGGACACCCAGGTGCCGGTCGGGTAGTGGTCGACGTGGTCGAGCCAGCGGTACTGGATGTACATCGCCATGCCCTCGCTCATCCAGACGTCGCGCCAGTCGTTCGGCGTGACCTGGTCGCCCCACCACTGGTGCGACATCTCGTGGACGACGTTGTCCTCGGCCAGGGCGTAGCGGTCGCTGCCCTCGCTGATCATCGTCTGGGTCTCCATCGCGCTCTTGCTCGGCACCACCACCAGCGAGAGCGTGGCGAACGGGTAGCGGCCCAGCAGCCGCTCGAGCCAGCGGAAGTCCTTCTTCATGAACCGCAGCTGCCTGACCAGGGCCGGCCGGTCGGTGGGCGTCCAGTACGAGAGCGGGGTGCCGTGCACCTTGCCCAGCTTCGTCTCGCGATAGTCGCCGAAGGCGACCGTGGCCAGGTACGACGCGGCGGGGGAGGCGAGGTGCCAGCGCGTGGTCGTCACGCCGTGGCGGGTACGGCGGTGCGTGAGCCGGCCGTTCGCGATGCTGACGAACGGCGCCGGCACGTGCAGGGTGAAGTCGTAGAGCGCCTTGTCGGCCGGCTGATCGTTGACGGCGTACCACGTGAAGGCGCCGTACGGCTCCTGCATGGCGTAGGCGCGACCGTCGCGCTTGCTGATGAACCCGTTGACCGACTCGTCGCTGCGCGTGCCCGGTGCCGCCACCGGCTGGGGGCGCCCGGCGTAGCTCAGCGTCACGGTGTGGACCTGGCCGGCGGCCACCCGGACCGGCAGGCTCACGTGGTCGGTGCTCCGCGTCGCCGCTACGGCGTGGCCGTCGACCGCTGCCGCCGTCACGGTGAGCGCGTTGGACAGGTCCAGCGGGATCGCGGCGGCGTCCTTGGCGGCGCGGAAGACGAGCGTCTCGGTCCCGGCCAACGAGCGCCGGCGCGGGTGCCAGGTCAGGTTCAGGCCGTAGTGCAGTGCGTCGACGACGTCGTTGCCGTGCGCCGGGTAGTAGGAGTCGATCCGCGGCGTGCTGACCGCGGCGCCGTAGCCGGCCGGGACGCTCGCGGCGGCGCTGCCCGCGAGGGCGGGCGTCCCGCTCAGCGAGCCGACCAGCGCGGTGGTGGCGGCGAGGGCGAGGGTCGACCGGTAGCGGCGGCCATGACGCGCCCGGGCGCGTCGGCCGCGGGCGGCTCCAAGATTGATCACGGTGTCATGGTGAGGGCACGGACCCGAGCGCGCCAGCGGATCGCCGAAGTCAGCGCCACGGCGGGGTCATCGCGACCGGTCGATCGCCAGGACCGTCACCGCGAAGAGCGCTGCCGCCAGCGCGAGGGTCACGGCGAGGATCACCACGAAGGCGAGGGTCACGGCCACGGTGCCGAGCATGGGAGACCTTCCGGATCGGGAGCTACCTACCCAGGGTGACTCCCGATCCGGCGAGCGGTGACACCGCTGACTTCTGCGACGCCGCCCGTCAGCGGGTCCGGCGCGACAGCGTCAGCTGGGCCAGGGCGAGGAGGGCGAGCAGGATGAGGCCCACGCCGTACCCGATGGTGACCTCGGTCAGGTCCAGCCCGCGGCTGATCAGGAAGCCGGCGATCACCGCCGGCGCACCCATGCCGGCGTAGCAGACCAGGTAGATCGCCGAGAGCAGGCCGGGACGCTCCTCGGCCGCGACCAGTCCGACCGTCCCGCGGATGGCGCCCTGCAGTCCGCTGCCGAAGCCGATCCCGGACAGGAACGTGCCGACCAGGAACACCCACAGGCTGCCCGCTGCCACCGCCACCACCGTGACGGCGACACCGAGGACCAGGGCGGCGATGCCGCCGGTGAGCTGGGCGCGGGCCTCGTGGGTACGCCGCAGCACGGTGGTCCCTGAGCCGGCACCGGCGAGGACGAAGATCGCCAGCCCACCCAGCGCCGCGGAGCCGCTGCCCGACAGCTCACGGACCAGCGCCGGGCCGAGGGAGCCGTAGAGCCCGGCCAGTGCCCACACCGCGAACACGGCGGGTGCCGCGGCCATGAACGCGCCCCGGGCCGAGGCGGGCACCGCCAGCGTCGGGCGCAGGCTGCTCAGCAGTCCGGGGCGGGTCTGGTTCGCCTCGACGAGAAGGACGACGCCGATCGCCTGCAACGCGAACACCCCGGCCAGTCCCACGTAGACCAGGTGGGTCGGCCACGGCAGGAAGGAGACCGTCAGCCCGGCGACCAGGGCGCCGATGCCGGTGCCGGCGGCCGGAGCGGCGGCGCTGGCGACGGTCCCGTGGCTGCGATGGGCCTCGATCATCGCCGCGCC from Nocardioides sp. BP30 encodes:
- a CDS encoding MFS transporter — protein: MSTTVVAASAAAPDTSAERPGSIARLALLASIAISFLAASAAPSPLYQHYDLVWHGTALTTTEAFGVYAFAVLAGLLLLGEASAHIGRRPVLLASLALQAASVLLFATAGSFEPLFVGRVLQGIAAGAALGTLGAAMIEAHRSHGTVASAAAPAAGTGIGALVAGLTVSFLPWPTHLVYVGLAGVFALQAIGVVLLVEANQTRPGLLSSLRPTLAVPASARGAFMAAAPAVFAVWALAGLYGSLGPALVRELSGSGSAALGGLAIFVLAGAGSGTTVLRRTHEARAQLTGGIAALVLGVAVTVVAVAAGSLWVFLVGTFLSGIGFGSGLQGAIRGTVGLVAAEERPGLLSAIYLVCYAGMGAPAVIAGFLISRGLDLTEVTIGYGVGLILLALLALAQLTLSRRTR
- a CDS encoding GAP family protein, with translation MGEAIGGLLPVAVGVAISPFPIIGMVLMLLTPKAKPNGFSFLLGWVGGIAVAGTLVILVVNAIGASGDDHAPATWTYWLKLVLGVALLLLGVRRWQGRPHAGEEVALPKWMAALADFTPVRSVGLAVLLSAVNPKNLILVIGGATTLVQAELSTGQDVVAWAVFTVIATIGVAAPLGIYLFLGDRAVTVLDGLNAWMSTNNAAIMAVLILVFGTKLVGEAIAGIF
- a CDS encoding M1 family metallopeptidase; the encoded protein is MINLGAARGRRARARHGRRYRSTLALAATTALVGSLSGTPALAGSAAASVPAGYGAAVSTPRIDSYYPAHGNDVVDALHYGLNLTWHPRRRSLAGTETLVFRAAKDAAAIPLDLSNALTVTAAAVDGHAVAATRSTDHVSLPVRVAAGQVHTVTLSYAGRPQPVAAPGTRSDESVNGFISKRDGRAYAMQEPYGAFTWYAVNDQPADKALYDFTLHVPAPFVSIANGRLTHRRTRHGVTTTRWHLASPAASYLATVAFGDYRETKLGKVHGTPLSYWTPTDRPALVRQLRFMKKDFRWLERLLGRYPFATLSLVVVPSKSAMETQTMISEGSDRYALAEDNVVHEMSHQWWGDQVTPNDWRDVWMSEGMAMYIQYRWLDHVDHYPTGTWVSYETSREDDMLLSKYGPPGAYNRADFGSSNIYLPPARMWWKLSESLGRSRFDTLLRGWTASHPHSSQSRETLEDWWSTASGRDLHSFFQGWLLATEDPS